Genomic window (Streptomyces liliiviolaceus):
TGCGGCGAGACCGCGCTCATCCTGCCGCCCCTCGGCCGCACGGAGGTGGACATCCAGGCCGACGGGGAGCAGTTCGTCACCGTCGAGAACTCGATGAGCGAGGTGCACACCTCTCAGGGGCGGCTGCAACCGGCCTCGCCCCTGCTGCTGAGCGAGATCTCCATTCTGTGCCGGCTCGCCCGCCGCACCCTCGACGGCCGGGCCGCCGACATCCCGTGGGAGCGGTTCGAGGCCGACTACGGCGCGATCCGCGACCACATCTCGCGCATCGTCCCAGGACTGCACGACTTCAACCGTCGTGTGACACGGCCCGGCGGCATCCAACTGCCCAACGCGGTCAACGAGGGCGTCTACCACAACGACGTCGGCAAGGCACTGTTCACCGCCAACGACTTCGCGATGCTCCAGGCCCCCGAGGGGCACCTGCTGCTGCAGACCCTGCGCTCCCACGACCAGTGGAACACCGTCCCGTACACGCCCAACGACCGCTACCGGGGCATTCACGGAAGCCGTCGGGTGGTACTCGTCAACCCGGAGGACGTGACCGCACTGGGCCTCTCCGCGGGACAGCACGTCGACCTGGTCAGCGTGTGGGGCGACGACCCCGATCGACGTGCCGGGGACTTCCGCGTGGTCCCCTACCCCACCACCCGGGGCTGCGCCGCCGCCTACTACCCCGAGACGAACGTCCTGGTGCCGCTGGACAGCGTGTCCGACAAGAGCAACCAGCCGACGTCGAAGGCGATCGTCGTCCGTCTGGAGCCCGTCGCGTCGCCGACGGCGACCGCGTCAGCGAGGTGAACGTGAGGCGTCGGGTACGGAGATGACGACCATCCGGTTCACCGTGCCGTCCTCGCCGACCACATCGCGTACGTGCCGGAAGCCCAGGCGCCGGCACAGGGCGAGACTCGCGGTGTTCCCGGCGCCCACCATGCCGTAGGCCTCCGTCAGCCCGAGGTTGTCGGCGGCGTGGCGGAGCAGGCCGTGCACGGCTTCGGTGCCGATACCCTGCCCCCAGTAGTCGGGGGCGAGGGCGACGATGAGTTCATGACCGTCGACGTTGCCGGTCCTCTTCACCTCCGCGTGCCCGATGTACGTCCCCTGCCACCACACCCCCCACACGTCGAAGCGCCGCGTGGGATAGACGTCGGTGAGGATGGCACGGAACGCCGCGCGCAGGTCGGCCTCGGACACCATGTCCTGGCCCATCCAGTGGCACACCACCTCGTTGCGCAGCAGGGCGACGAAGTGGGTCTCGTCCTCTGGGCGGTAGGGCGTGAACTCCAGCCGTTCGGTCTTCAGGACGGGTGTCATCGATGGACTCCTGGGTGGGGTGAGGCCGGAGGGACGGGGGCGGGGTTCTCCGTCCCCGTCCCTCCGCGGCCACGGACGGGTCAGACCTCCGTGTCCTCCATGTTCTCCATCCGCTCACGCAGGCTGCGCGGACGCATGTCGGTCCACACCTCGTCGACGTACGCGGAGCACTCCTCCTCGGTGCCCTCCTTCCCGACGGGCTGCCAGCCAGCGGGCACCTCGATGTCGACCGGCCAGAGGGAGTACTGGTCCTCGTCGTTGCGCAGCACCTGGTAGCGGGTGTTCTCGTCCATGTCGTTCTCTCCTGTCGTGGGTGGAGTCGGTCGTGGGTGGAGTCGGCGGGTCAGCGGGTCAGGGTTGGGGTTGGGGTCACAGGCTCTCCCTCGCGTGCCGGGCGATGTGGCTCAGTGCCTCGGCGAAGTCGCCGGCGACGCGGCGCACGGTCTGCGGGTCGTACGTCCCGCAGTGGTGCTGCCAGGTGAAGGCGAAGCGTCCGTCCCGCACGGCGCCGACCACCTCCAGCGGATGCGATCCACTGTCCCGGGGGTCGTGGTCCTGGCCGAAGGAGCCGTGCTCGGTCCGTACGAGGCCGCCGTCCGGGGCCGCGGGGCGGGCGTCCCACTGGCCGAGGTAGTTGAAGACGACCTGCCCGTGTGCGGCCGCGCCGAGCCGTTCGCGTACCTCCGGGGGCCCGAAGGTACGCAGGGCGCCGAAGCCCAGTCCGTTGCCGGGCACGGAACGCAGTTGGCGGCGTACCGACTTCACGAGGGAACGCCAGTTCCGGGCGGGCCCGGGGCGGTCCGGTTCGGAGACCTGGAGGACGACCGGGTGGATGGTCGTGAACCAGCCGACCGTGCGGGAGAGATCGACGTCGTCGAGCAGGTCCTCGCGACCGTGCCCTTCGAGGTCGAGGCGGACGCGTTCGCTTCCGGTCCAGCGGGCCAGCGCGAGGGCCAGCGCGGCCAGCAGGACGTCGTTGACGCGGGTGCGGTAGGCGGCCGGTGCGGCGCGCAGCAGGGACTCCGTGTCCTCCTCCCCCAGTTCGACGGTGAACGAGCCGGCCTCCTGGGCGGCCGGGGCGCCGGACGATGCCGCGTCCGAGAACTGTCCGACGGTCACGGCGTCCTCCCAGTAGGCCAGTTCATGGTCCAGGCCGCCGTCGGCGACGTGTCCGGCGAGTCGGTGGGCCCAGTCGCGGAACGAGGTGGTGCGCTCCCCCAGACGGACGGGCTCACCGCGTACGGCCTGCCGGTAGGCGGCTTCCAGGTCGTCGGCGAGAATGCGCCAGGACACGGCGTCCACGACGAGGTGGTGGGCGACCAAGAGGAGGAAGACCGCCCCTTGTGTTCCGCCCGCCGACACGTCGTCCGCAGGCCTGTCCCCCGGCCCGTCCGCGTACGCGTCCGCGGCGGTGAAGCCGGTGAACAGGGCTGCCCGCAGCAGCGGGCCCCGGCTCAGGTCGAAGCCGGTGTGCAGAGCGTCGGCGGCCTTCTTCATGGCCGTGTCCGCCTCTTCCGCCGGCAGGCCCGACAGGTCGTACCGGACGAGGAGTTCGTCGCTCTCTACCGACTCTCCCGGCCCTCCCGGCGGCGGATTGAACTGGTGCCAGCCGTCGGCGTCCTCGGTGAAGCGCATGCGCAGCGCGTCGTGGTGCTCCATCAGCGCGTCCAGGGCGACACCGAGGGCGGTGGGGTCGGGCGCGGGGTCGAGTTCCAGCAGCGCCGACTGGTTGAAGTGGGTGTGATCGGCGCGTGGTGTGCTCAGGAACCACTCCTGGATCGGGGTGAGCGGCACCGCGCCGGTCACCGGACCCTCGCCGGTGTGCTGGGGGACCGTGCCGACGACGGTGGCCAGTTCGGCGACGGTCTGATGGGTGAACAGATCCCGGGTGGCCAGATGCAGGCCCTCGCGCCGCAGCCGGGAGACCACCTGCATGCTCAGGATCGAGTCGCCGCCGAGGACGAAGAAGTTGTCGTCCACGCCGATGTCCGCCACGCCGAGGACGTCGGTCCAGACGTGCGCGATACGGCGTTCGGTGTCGTTACGGGGCGCGGTGCGCGGGCCGGCCGCGACAGCGGTGTGCGCGGGATCGGGTGCGGGCAGGGCCCGTCGGTCCGTCTTGCCGTTGGGAGTCAGCGGCAGCCGCTCCAGCGGCACGAACACGGACGGCACCA
Coding sequences:
- a CDS encoding GNAT family N-acetyltransferase, which produces MTPVLKTERLEFTPYRPEDETHFVALLRNEVVCHWMGQDMVSEADLRAAFRAILTDVYPTRRFDVWGVWWQGTYIGHAEVKRTGNVDGHELIVALAPDYWGQGIGTEAVHGLLRHAADNLGLTEAYGMVGAGNTASLALCRRLGFRHVRDVVGEDGTVNRMVVISVPDASRSPR
- a CDS encoding MbtH family protein, with product MDENTRYQVLRNDEDQYSLWPVDIEVPAGWQPVGKEGTEEECSAYVDEVWTDMRPRSLRERMENMEDTEV